Proteins co-encoded in one Nothobranchius furzeri strain GRZ-AD chromosome 4, NfurGRZ-RIMD1, whole genome shotgun sequence genomic window:
- the morf4l1 gene encoding mortality factor 4-like protein 1 isoform X1 produces the protein MAPKQDPKPKFQEGERVLCFHGPLLYEAKCVKISIKDKQIKYFIHYSGWNKKVIFSSSWDEWVPESRVLKYVDSNLQKQKELQRANQDHYVEGRMRGAAPNKKIPAASQKNDVKSKKNKQKAPGAGEGTSTGGDPTHPPRKKRARVDPTVESEETFINRVEVKVKIPEELKPWLVDDWDLITRQKQLFHLPAKKNVDAVLEDYANYKKSRGNSDSKEFAVNEVVAGVREYFNVMLGTQLLYKFERPQYADILANHPDTPMSQIYGASHLLRLFVRIGAMLAYTPLDEKSLALLLSYLQDFLKYLVKNSVSLFNASDYEVAPPEYHRKAV, from the exons ATGGCGCCGAAACAGGACCCGAAACCTAAATTTCAAGAAG GTGAAAGAGTGCTGTGTTTTCATGGGCCATTGCTCTACGAAGCTAAG TGTGTTAAAATAAGCATCAAGGACAAACAAATCAAATACTTTATTCATTATAGTGGTTGGAATAAAAA AGTCATTTTCTCTTCCAGCTGGGACGAATGGGTTCCTGAAAGCCGGGTGCTGAAGTATGTGGACAGTAATCTTCAGAAACAGAAAGAGCTTCAGAGGGCCAATCA AGACCATTATGTAGAAGGGAGAATGAGGGGTGCCGCACCGAATAAGAAGATCCCTGCTGCATCGCAGAAAAACGATGT aaaatcTAAAAAGAACAAACAGAAAG CTCCTGGAGCAGGAGAAGGAACAAGTACAGGGGGAGACCCGACCCATCCTCCACGAAAGAAGAGGGCACGTGTTGACCCTACGGTAGAAAGT GAGGAAACTTTTATAAATCGAGTTGAGGTTAAAGTGAAAAtcccagaggagctgaaaccgtgGCTTGTGGATGACTGGGACCTAATTACACGACAAAAACAG CTTTTTCACCTACCAGCCAAAAAGAATGTTGACGCTGTTCTTGAAGATTATGCAAACTACAAAAAATCAAGAGGGAACTCTGACAGCaa AGAGTTTGCTGTAAACGAAGTGGTTGCTGGTGTCCGTGAATATTTCAACGTTATGCTGGGGACACAACTTCTCTACAAATTTGAGAGGCCTCAGTACGCAGACATCCTGGCCAATCATCCTGACACGCCGATGTCTCAGATCTACGGTGCTTCTCACCTCCTCAGACTCTTTG tgaGGATTGGAGCCATGCTGGCGTACACTCCTCTGGACGAGAAGAGCCTTGCACTATTGCTCAGTTATCTACAAGACTTTCTCAA ATATCTTGTTAAGAACTCTGTGTCACTCTTCAATGCAAGTGACTACGAAGTAGCTCCTCCAGAGTATCACCGCAAGGCAGTCTAA
- the morf4l1 gene encoding mortality factor 4-like protein 1 isoform X2 produces the protein MAPKQDPKPKFQEGERVLCFHGPLLYEAKCVKISIKDKQIKYFIHYSGWNKNWDEWVPESRVLKYVDSNLQKQKELQRANQDHYVEGRMRGAAPNKKIPAASQKNDVKSKKNKQKAPGAGEGTSTGGDPTHPPRKKRARVDPTVESEETFINRVEVKVKIPEELKPWLVDDWDLITRQKQLFHLPAKKNVDAVLEDYANYKKSRGNSDSKEFAVNEVVAGVREYFNVMLGTQLLYKFERPQYADILANHPDTPMSQIYGASHLLRLFVRIGAMLAYTPLDEKSLALLLSYLQDFLKYLVKNSVSLFNASDYEVAPPEYHRKAV, from the exons ATGGCGCCGAAACAGGACCCGAAACCTAAATTTCAAGAAG GTGAAAGAGTGCTGTGTTTTCATGGGCCATTGCTCTACGAAGCTAAG TGTGTTAAAATAAGCATCAAGGACAAACAAATCAAATACTTTATTCATTATAGTGGTTGGAATAAAAA CTGGGACGAATGGGTTCCTGAAAGCCGGGTGCTGAAGTATGTGGACAGTAATCTTCAGAAACAGAAAGAGCTTCAGAGGGCCAATCA AGACCATTATGTAGAAGGGAGAATGAGGGGTGCCGCACCGAATAAGAAGATCCCTGCTGCATCGCAGAAAAACGATGT aaaatcTAAAAAGAACAAACAGAAAG CTCCTGGAGCAGGAGAAGGAACAAGTACAGGGGGAGACCCGACCCATCCTCCACGAAAGAAGAGGGCACGTGTTGACCCTACGGTAGAAAGT GAGGAAACTTTTATAAATCGAGTTGAGGTTAAAGTGAAAAtcccagaggagctgaaaccgtgGCTTGTGGATGACTGGGACCTAATTACACGACAAAAACAG CTTTTTCACCTACCAGCCAAAAAGAATGTTGACGCTGTTCTTGAAGATTATGCAAACTACAAAAAATCAAGAGGGAACTCTGACAGCaa AGAGTTTGCTGTAAACGAAGTGGTTGCTGGTGTCCGTGAATATTTCAACGTTATGCTGGGGACACAACTTCTCTACAAATTTGAGAGGCCTCAGTACGCAGACATCCTGGCCAATCATCCTGACACGCCGATGTCTCAGATCTACGGTGCTTCTCACCTCCTCAGACTCTTTG tgaGGATTGGAGCCATGCTGGCGTACACTCCTCTGGACGAGAAGAGCCTTGCACTATTGCTCAGTTATCTACAAGACTTTCTCAA ATATCTTGTTAAGAACTCTGTGTCACTCTTCAATGCAAGTGACTACGAAGTAGCTCCTCCAGAGTATCACCGCAAGGCAGTCTAA